GCAGCGCGGAGCCTTCATCCTCAAGCCGAACTACCACGGCTCCTCCAACTACGGCCTGAGGTTCGGCGAATCCATCTCAGGCGGCAAGTACAACGATCTGGAGTGGATCGACGTCGAGAAGGGCGTCGATCATCTGATCGCCAGAGGCCTCGTGGATCCGGAGAAGCTCGGCGTCATGGGGTGGTCCAACGGCTCCATCATCAGCATCGAACTCTCCGTCCGCACTTCGCGGTACAAGGCCGTGGGCGCCGGCGCCGGCGACGTCAACTGGATCAGCGACTGGGGCAACGCCGTCTTCGGCGATGCCTTCGAGCAGTATTACCTCGGCAGAACGCCCATGGATGATCCCGATTTTTACGTGAAAAAGTCGCCGTTGTTCCAGATGAACAAGGTCACCAGCCCCACCATCATTTTCTTCGGAACCGAGGATCGCCAGGTTCCCACCGAACAGGGCTGGCAGCATTATCGCGCCCTGCAGCACTACGGCAAGACGCCCGTCCGCTTCATCCTCTTCCCGAGCGAGGCCCACAGCCTGCGCAAATACGTTCATCAGAAGCGCAAGGTCGAGGAAGAACTTGCCTGGTTCGACCGCCACCTGTTCGGCACGGCCAGGGCTGACAATCCCGCATTAAAACCGGCCTCCCCGCTCGCCGCTCTCGTCCGCCTCAGACAGGTGTCCGACATCCCCGAAACCGTCGAGCGCGGCGCCATCTCGGTTGGCCGCTTCGAAGTCACCCGCGCCCAGTTCCGCGCCTTCGATCCTTCTTATCCCGTTCCTCCGGGTACCGAAAACTATCCCGCGACGAACATCTCCTTCGAGCAAGCCCAGCAATACTGCGAGTGGCTCTCGAAGAAGACGGGCCGCAAATTCCGCCTCGGCACGGAGGAGGAAATGAGCGGACTTCTCAACCGCAGCCGCAGTGAAAATACGCTCGATTTCTGGGCTGGTTATTCCGTCAACCACGATGACGCCGCCCGGCTCGAACCGCTCGTCCGGGATGCGGGACCGGGCGCCCTGCTGAAGCCCGTGGGTTCCTTCCCCGGTTCGGGCGATGACCCCGTCTTCGACCTCGGCGGCAATGCTGCCGAGTGGGTCGTCGGAAAAGACGGCAAGCCGAAGGTGCTCGGCGGCAGCGCCGACATGCCGGCAGACTCCAAAGCCCCGGTGACCTCGCGCCCGGATTACATCGGCTTCCGCGTCGTCCGCTAGAAAAGGGGACAGGAACACAATTCCCCTTTTCCCTGGACGCGCGGCCGACCGGCCAGCGTGGACCGGCGCACGGTATCACAGTTATCACAATCGTGCTACCATACAGACATGCCGTCTCCGTGCTTCGCTTTCCGGATCTTTTTATCGGCGTTCATCCTTGCATTCGCCTGCGCTGCTGCCGAGATCATCGTGGTGGATCCTTCTGGCGCAGTCATTCCAAACGCCGCTGTGGAGCGTCTCGGCGCGGCGGCGCGCATCACGGCGCCCGGATTCGCCCCGAAAACGGTCGCTTTGCCCAAAGATCAGTCCGAGGTTCGCGTCACTCTCGATCCCGCCCCTCTTCAGACGACAGTGGATGTTGTTGTCCGCGCCGCGGGCGCGGAGACCGTGCAGTCCATTGCGACTTCTGCGCTCGAGATCGAGAGCACGGGCGCCCGCACCGTCCTCGACGCTGTCGACCGGCTTGCTCCGGGCGCTTTCGTTACGCGGCGCGGCGTCATGGGCTATGGCATCGCCTCGAATGGCACCGGCGCCGTCAGCATCCGCGGAATCGGCGGCTCGCCCAACACCGGCGTGCTGATTGTCATCGATGGCCGTCCCGATTTTCAGGCTCTGATGGGGCATCCCCTCCCGGATCTCTACACTCTTTCCGACGCCTCCTCGGTCCGTGTCACTCTCGGACCCGCCTCCGTTCTGTACGGCTCCAACGCCATGGGAGGCGCCGTCGAAATCATCCCCTCCCGCCCCGAGTCCGGTTTCCAGACAAGGCTGACTTCTTCACTGGGCTCGTGGTACACGACCCAGCACCGTCTGAATCACGCCGCCGCTTTCAGCCGGAGTTTTTATTCCGTCAACGCCGGTTATTCCGGCACTTCGGGCGAACGGCCGTCATCGGATTTCCGCAACCCTGATGGCACATTCACCTTCGGCGCCGACCTTTCCGAACACTGGAAATTCTCCCTCGAAAGCCGGTACGGCTTCTTCCATGTCGAGGATCCCGGAACCATCTTCGCCCCTCTGCAGGGGAGTTTCGCCCGCGTCGGCCGCGGCGGCTACAGCTTCAACCTGAACAATGCGTACGGCCGCTCCCACGGCTACCTGCGCCAGTACGGCGCGTGGGGACGCCACTTCATCACCGACGGATTCCGCTCCACAGACTCCACGAAGGGCCTCCGCGCCATGCAGACCCTTCTCCTTGCTCCATCCCTGACGCTGGACTTTGGCGGCGACTTCAATCACTTCGGCGGCGCGGCCAGAAACATCAAATCGTTCCTGAATTACGGCCAGCATGAGATCCAGGAAGGCGGCGGATTTTCCCGAACACAGTGGGCTGTCTCTCCCCGCTTTTCTCTCTCTGGCGGCTACCGCCATCACCGCCATTCCGTCTATGGCGGCATGTCCGTTCCCGAAGCATCCGCCACCGTCCGCCTCTCCCAACGCATCTCCTGGTCGGGCGGCGTCAGCCGCGGCTTCCGCAACCCCACCATCCGCGAGCTGTACCTTTTCCCCGCGCCCAATCCTGGACTTCAGCCGGAGCGGCTCTGGAACACCCAGTCCACGCTTTATGTCCAGCCTCACCGCTCCCTCACTGCCTGGGCCACCGGCTATTACTCGTCGCTGTCGAACCAGATTCTCACTCTTGGCCGCTTCCCGAACCTGCGCCTCGAGAATTCCGGCCGCGCCATTCTGCGCGGCGTGGACATTCAATCCCAGTGGCGCCCTGCGCGCTCCTGGATGATGAGCGCGGGAACGGCGATCCTTCGCTCTGGTCAGATCGCTCCGCTCTTGCCCGCCAACAAGTTCAACGGCGCAGTCCACTACCATCAGCGCCGCCTGTCCGCCAGCCTGTCGGCCATGATTGTCGGCCGACGATACGCCAACGCCGCCCGCACCGCAACGCTCGGCGGCTATCCGCTCCTCACTTTGCAAACAGGCTGGAAAGCCAGCCGCCGTCTTTCCCTGTTCGCGCTCGTGGACAACCTCCTCGATCGCCGCTACGAGGTCTTGCCCGGGTACGTCATGCCCCGCATCAACGCAGCCGGCGGCATGACCATCCAGTTCTGAGCCATGCGCCCTCTGAACAGATCCACGCTCCGCTCCATGGTTCTCAGCGCCGCCATGGGCGCTCTGGCTCTTGCGTTGCCCGTCGCCTTCCACGCCGCCGGACTCGGCTCGCGTTTCCTGCCGATGCTCCTTCCACTGCTGGTGAACGGGTATCTGAGCCGCTGGCCGTGGGCTGTCGCCACCGGCTTCTGCATCCCCTGGATTTCGGCTTTCGCCACGGGAATGCCTCCGCTCTATCCGCCCATTGCCGCCATCATGAGCGCGGAGGGCGCTGTGCTGGCCGCCGCTGCCGCCGCGACGGCGCGTCTGCCCCTCGCCCTCTCCGTCGCCATCGCTGTCGCCGCGGGGCGCATGACAGCCCTTGCGGCAACGTATGCTGCCGCCGCCTGGCTCGATCTGCCTCCCGGATTCGCCTCGCTCGCCCTTCTCGTTCAGGGCCTGCCCGGCGTTGTGCTGCAATTGATAGCGACCCCGCTCGCCGTCGCCGCCCTGCGCCGGCGCGGCGGCATTCTGCTCCATGAAACAGGCCTGGTTTGACCAACTCGCCCCCGCCTGGGATTCGCTCCCCGGACAGCCGGAGACGGCCGCGCGTGCCAAAACATTTCTTGAAAAAGTTGTTCCACCCGGCTGCCGCCGCCTGCTGGATGCCGGCGCAGGAACGGGCGTCCTTGTCGAACCCCTCCTGCGGCTCCCCGATCCACCGCGCCGGATCATCGAACTCGACTTCGCCCCCGCCATGCTTGCGGAAAACCGCCGCAAGCACGGCTGCCGCGCTCAGGTCGGCTATGTCTGCGCCGATCTCTCTTTCCCTCCTTTTCCTGGTGCCTGCTTCGATTGCATCCTCGTCTTCAGCGCCCTGCCTCACGTGGAAAACCAGCACGCCGCCCTGTCCGCGCTTCTCGAGCTTCTCCGCCCCGGCGGGCGCCTCGCTGTCGGCCACCTCATGTCGAGCCGGGCGCTGAACGCCATGCACGCTTCCATCGGCGGCGCTGTCGCCGGGGACCGCCTGCCTCCCGCTGCGGAGCTTGCCTCGCTCTGCGCGTCTCTCGGCGCCTGCATTCTCGTCGCGGAGGAAAACGATAACGAATACACCGTCCTCATGGAGAAATCCGCGTGAGATTGCCCGCCGCGTGGTTCGGACTTCTTGTCTTTGCCGCAGTTCTCGCCGCTGTCGAGTTCTTCGCTGCGCACCGTCCGCCCCTGCTAGCCATGCGCATGATTCTGGCCGCCGCCGCAGGTCTTCTATTCTTCCGTGCGGTTCCCTGGAAGCGTCTTGCCGGATGGTGTCTCCAGCGCCGGGGTTTTCGCAACCCCGCTTTGTATTTTCTCTTCCTGCGCCACTTTTTGCGGATTTTTCTAGAAGAATGCACCGGCCTTTTCCGCGCCTGGCGTCTCGCCGCTCCCCGCCGGTGGCGCGCCGGGTGGTGGCGCTCCGTCCATTACGCCACAGCTTCGCTCTTCCCCCGGGTGATCCGCCGCGCCGAGCGCTTCTATGCGGCGCTCCTGGTCAAAGGCCTCGCGCAATGACACCTGCCGTCATCGTTGACTCTCTCGAATTCCGTTACGGCGCCCGGACGGTCTTCAGCGGCATCTCTTTCTCAATCGCCGCAGGGGAAAGCGTCGGCCTCGCCGGGCCGAACGGGGCCGGCAAAAGCACTCTGCTCTGGTGCCTCATGGGCCTGCTTCGCCCTCATGCCGGCCGGGCGGAGATCCGCGTCCCTTTCGGCGCCGTCCTCCAGAACCCTGAAGATCAGCTGTTCATGCCGTCCATCCTCGAGGATGCCGCCCTGCCTCTTCAGAATCGCGGCCTCTCCCGCCAACAGGCCCTGCAGCGCGCCCGCGAAGCTCTGGCGGCTGTTGGTCTCGATCATGCGGCCGGCCGCCCGGGCCACGCGCTCAGCGCTGGCGAGCGCAAGCGCGCCGCTCTCGCCTGCGCTCTGGCTCTGCAGCCCGGCGTTCTTCTGCTCGACGAGCCCACGAGCGAGCTGGACCCGCGCTCGGCGCGCGTCCTCGCCGCGCACCTCGACGATCTTCAGTGTGCGAAGTTCATCGCCAGCCACGACCTCCCGTTCCTCCGCCGGACGACATCGCGCCTGCTCATCCTCGACGAGGGTCTCATCGTGGCTGACGGGCCGGCCGCAAGTCTGCTTGCGGACGAAGCCCTGCTCCTCAGCCACGGGCTGAAATGACCGCAACCGGCTTGTCACAATAGTACGAGCTCATGGGCATCGCCGCCGATTTTGTTCTGATCGTCGTCGCCGGCCTCGTTGGCGCTGTTGCCGCGCGCCTCCTCCGCCTGCCCCTCCTCGTCGGCTACATCGCCGCAGGCGTGATTGTCGGTCCGAACACCGCCGGACCCACGGTGCAGTCCATCCACGACATCGAACTGCTTGCCGAAATCGGCGTCGCGCTGCTGCTGTTCAGCCTCGGCCTTGAGATCTCCATCCGCGACATGCTCGCCGTCCGCCGCGTCGCCCTGATTGGAGGCCCCATCCAGATTCTCGGTTGCGGCGCTATGGGATGGCTCGCCGGCCATCGCCTTTTCAGCATGACGTCCACCGAGGCCCTCTGGTTCGGCGCGATGGTCGCCATGTCCAGCACTACCGTAATCGTCAAGCTCGCCGACGAGCGGGGCGTCTCCAGAGCCCTCGCCACACGCGTCATGGTCGGCATGAGCGTCACCCAGGATCTCGCCGTCATTCCTCTCCTGATCCTGCTGCCTCAGGCCAACCTCACGTCCGACGCCTTCCAGAAAATCCTGCAGTCCATGGCCGTGGCCGCCTCCATTCTCGCCGCCATCGTCTTCCTCGGCATGCGGTTTTTCCCATGGCTGCTGCGCCGCGTCCTCCGCTGGGGCTCCCGGGAAATGTTCCTCGTCGCCGTCGTCGCCGTCAGCGTCGGCGTCGGTTATGCCGCGAATCTGGTCGGACTCAGCTTCGCCATCGGAGCTTTCATCGCCGGGCTGATTCTCAGCGAGAGCGAGTTCAGCCACCAGGCGCTGAGCGAGCTCGCACCCCTGCGCGACGTCTTCGGCCTCCTCTTCTTCGTCTCCGTCGGCATGCTCTTCGATCCGACTCTCTTCCTGGCCCAGCCCTGGAAGGTTCTCGGCGGCGTCGCTCTCATCTATCTGGCGAAATCCGTGTTGATCGGCCTTCTCGCGCGCTCCTTCGGGTACATCTACATGGCGCCGTGGATCATCGGCCTCGGGCTGGCGAACATCGGCGAATTCTCCTTCGTGCTGGCCCGCGCCGGCATCCGCGGCGGCTTCATTTCCAAAGAGACTTACGATTTCGTTCTCATTTGCACGATTCTTTCGATCGCCGTCGCCCCGCTCGTGGCGAGCCTCGCCCTGCCTCTCGGCCGATGGTGGCGCCGCCGTTTTCCGCCTCCGAAAAACGTACGCCACTTCGAAACTCCGCGCGAGCTGCTCCGCGACCACATCCTCGTGGCCGGTTACGGACGCACCGGCCGCGCCGTGGCAGGCGTTCTCCGCGCGGCCGGCCTGCCCGTCGTCATCATCGAACTGAACCATGCCATCTTCAATGACATCCGGGCCGATGGCGTGCCAGCCCTGTGGGGCGATGTCACTAGCGAAGAGATCCTCCGCGCTGCCGGCCTCAAGAACGCCCGCCTGCTCATCCTCACTGTGCCCGACGGCGACGTCGTCCGCCTTGCCACCGAGCGTGCGCGCAAGCTTGCGCCCCATGTCCCCGTCATCGCCCGCGCCGCCCGCGTCCAGCTTCTCGACGAGCTGCGCCGCCTCGGCGCCGCCTCCGCCGTCCTGCCCGAGTTCGAAGCCGGCATGGAAATGGCCCGTCAGGCCATGCTCCGCAGCGGCATCGATCCCGGCCGCGCCGAGGAAATCATCCTCCAGATCAAGGAAAAGTACGTCGGAGAGGGAGTCTGATCCAGGAAAGCCGCCGGCCGGGAACCAGAATCAGGGCAGGACTTTCTCGCGGAGCTCTGTTTATTCCTGCTCTTCTTCTTCGGGAACTTCCCCGAACCCGGCAGTCCGCCTCAGGCTTTCCAGCTTGTCCGACCGGACCGGCAGGAGAATCCTCCTGTAATCGTTCCAGTTGGACGCGACCAGGAAGATGGCGAACAGAATCGACCCGACCACCATCAGCGTGACGGCGATCACCGCGCCGTAATGCAGCGCCGTCATCTGCTCTCCGGCGAAAAACATGCGCTCGAATTCCCGGCCGAAATTCATGCCGAAATACCCGGTGATCATCGCCCCGCCGCCCAGGATCATGCTCAGCATGGCCAGCCGGTTGATCGATTCCGTGTTCCGCTGCTGATAGATCCGCTCAAGCGTGTTGTTCAGCTTCTCGATCTCCTGTTCGATCTCCGCCTTCATCTGGGGCACGCGGAACTCGGAGCACTGCATCTGGAAGTGCTCCATCTCTTCGTCCTTGTTCGCCAGTTCGCTGAAGTACCAATAATTCGAGAAAAGCTGCACCTCGGCCATCAGCCGCGTCACCATCCGCGTGTCTTCTTCCGTGATGTCATAGGAGCCGAACTTGCGGCTTAGCAGACGCGACACCAGCGCCGTGCGCTCGCTGAAATCAAGCAGCGTCGCCCGGTAAAACAGCGCCACCACCGCCTGCAGGTAATACCGCGACATGAACATCCGGTGCACCAGGAAGCCTTCCCGCAACTGGTGCTCGTCGCAGTCGAACCGTCCCATCACGAGCGTCACGTTCGAGTAGCTGGAAAACCCGTACAGCGTTCCCTGGTGCGCCCATCGGCGGTACACCTGCCGCCGCATGGCTTCGCGCGTGAATTCGCTGTCGTAGCGGTAACCCTCGCCCCAGCGGTCCACGTACAGGAAGCGCGCCATCAGCATTTCGTACTCTTCGCTCTGGTCGAAGTCGGGCTCCACGCTCGCCGGATCCAGAGACATGTAGGAGTACACCGTCATCCGCTCGTCCAGCAGCGGCTCGAATTCCTGCCCGGCGTAGTTCAGGAAATACAGCAGCTCGGTGATCAGTTTGCTCAGCGGCGGCAGGTAGCCGCGCATCACGCACCGCGTGAACCGCTCTTCAGCCACCACCTGCGGCTCGCCCCCGCCTTCCAGCCGGAGCTCCATCCGGCACGGCACGCGCCCTTCGCGGATCTGGCGCCCGCTCGACGGGTACACCTTCCGCATCATCTCGTTGATCCAGAGCGCCTGCGGAACGGGGATGTCGTTCGCCTCCACTCCGATCGTCAGAATCCCGATGCCGTTGGCGAACATGAACAGCCGCAGATCCGTCACCCGCACCGATGCGTTGCGGCCGCGCGAGTCCTCGGCGTAATAGATCAGCTTCCGTCCGGTCTCTCCCAGATGCGCGAGCGGAATCGAGTACACCCGGAGCATGTTCTCCGGCGCCCCTTCCTCGCCCGCAATCCCCTCGCCCACGTCGAAAAACACCCGCCGGACGAACGGATGGAAAAAGACCATGTCCTGGTAGGCGAACGAGTCCATGTCGAAGCGCCGGAACGGGTCGCGCTGCCAGCGCCCCAGCTTGCCGGGAACCGGCGAACCCGCGCCCATCGCATGGTCTCCGATCCACTCGTCCAGCCCGGCGGTCCATAGCCGCTGTTTCTCCCACACGCGCTGATGGTCCTGCATCACGGCTTCCTTGTCCACCGCGAAAGGAAACAGGAAATACGTGTGCAGGTGCTGCGCGCGCGCTTCCATCGAACCCGTATTGTAACTCGCCCCCCTCCGAGCCGTGCGATGATGGCCTTGATCGGCCATGAAATTCGCTGTCGTTACCGGCGCATCCAGCGGCCTCGGCGAAACCTTCGCCCGCAAGCTCGCCGCCCGCGGGTATTCCCTCCTGCTCGCCGCCCGCCGCGTCCAGCGTCTCGAAGCCCTCAAGCTCGAGCTGGAGCGCAAGAACAAAATCGAGGTGGAATGTTTCCCCTGCGATCTCTCAAAACCTGCCGAAGCCGACGGGCTCGCCGCGCGGATCGAAAGCGGCGCCACGCCCGACCTTCTCGTCAACAACGCCGGCTTCGGCACGCTCGGCTTTTTCCATGAAACGGATTACGCCCGCCAGGTCGAAATGGTGAACCTGCACGTGCTCGCCACAATGCGCCTGACGCGCGCCGTGCTCGGTCCGATGATCCGCCGCGGCAGCGGCGCCATCATCAACGTCAGCTCCGTCGCCGGCTTCTGGCGCAGCGGCGGCAACACCAGCTACTGCGCCACCAAGGGCTGGATGAACGATTTCACCGAGGGGCTGCGGATCGAGCTCGACCTGCTTGGCTCGCCTGTCGTCGTCCAGGCTCTCTGCCCAGGCTTCACTTACACCGAGTTTCACGACGTGCTCGGCGTCGACCGCAACAAGGTCCCCGGATGGCTCTGGATGGATGCAGACACGGTCGTGGAAGCCAGCCTCCGCGGTCTCGAGTCCCGCAAGCTCTTCGTCATCCCGGGCTGGCAGTACCGCATCGGGGCCGCTTTGGGCGAACTGCTCCCCTTCGGTCTCCGACTGTTC
This DNA window, taken from Bryobacteraceae bacterium, encodes the following:
- a CDS encoding ligand-gated channel, with protein sequence MPSPCFAFRIFLSAFILAFACAAAEIIVVDPSGAVIPNAAVERLGAAARITAPGFAPKTVALPKDQSEVRVTLDPAPLQTTVDVVVRAAGAETVQSIATSALEIESTGARTVLDAVDRLAPGAFVTRRGVMGYGIASNGTGAVSIRGIGGSPNTGVLIVIDGRPDFQALMGHPLPDLYTLSDASSVRVTLGPASVLYGSNAMGGAVEIIPSRPESGFQTRLTSSLGSWYTTQHRLNHAAAFSRSFYSVNAGYSGTSGERPSSDFRNPDGTFTFGADLSEHWKFSLESRYGFFHVEDPGTIFAPLQGSFARVGRGGYSFNLNNAYGRSHGYLRQYGAWGRHFITDGFRSTDSTKGLRAMQTLLLAPSLTLDFGGDFNHFGGAARNIKSFLNYGQHEIQEGGGFSRTQWAVSPRFSLSGGYRHHRHSVYGGMSVPEASATVRLSQRISWSGGVSRGFRNPTIRELYLFPAPNPGLQPERLWNTQSTLYVQPHRSLTAWATGYYSSLSNQILTLGRFPNLRLENSGRAILRGVDIQSQWRPARSWMMSAGTAILRSGQIAPLLPANKFNGAVHYHQRRLSASLSAMIVGRRYANAARTATLGGYPLLTLQTGWKASRRLSLFALVDNLLDRRYEVLPGYVMPRINAAGGMTIQF
- a CDS encoding putative ABC transporter ATP-binding protein — encoded protein: MTPAVIVDSLEFRYGARTVFSGISFSIAAGESVGLAGPNGAGKSTLLWCLMGLLRPHAGRAEIRVPFGAVLQNPEDQLFMPSILEDAALPLQNRGLSRQQALQRAREALAAVGLDHAAGRPGHALSAGERKRAALACALALQPGVLLLDEPTSELDPRSARVLAAHLDDLQCAKFIASHDLPFLRRTTSRLLILDEGLIVADGPAASLLADEALLLSHGLK
- a CDS encoding sodium/hydrogen exchanger, with translation MGIAADFVLIVVAGLVGAVAARLLRLPLLVGYIAAGVIVGPNTAGPTVQSIHDIELLAEIGVALLLFSLGLEISIRDMLAVRRVALIGGPIQILGCGAMGWLAGHRLFSMTSTEALWFGAMVAMSSTTVIVKLADERGVSRALATRVMVGMSVTQDLAVIPLLILLPQANLTSDAFQKILQSMAVAASILAAIVFLGMRFFPWLLRRVLRWGSREMFLVAVVAVSVGVGYAANLVGLSFAIGAFIAGLILSESEFSHQALSELAPLRDVFGLLFFVSVGMLFDPTLFLAQPWKVLGGVALIYLAKSVLIGLLARSFGYIYMAPWIIGLGLANIGEFSFVLARAGIRGGFISKETYDFVLICTILSIAVAPLVASLALPLGRWWRRRFPPPKNVRHFETPRELLRDHILVAGYGRTGRAVAGVLRAAGLPVVIIELNHAIFNDIRADGVPALWGDVTSEEILRAAGLKNARLLILTVPDGDVVRLATERARKLAPHVPVIARAARVQLLDELRRLGAASAVLPEFEAGMEMARQAMLRSGIDPGRAEEIILQIKEKYVGEGV
- a CDS encoding dehydrogenase — encoded protein: MKFAVVTGASSGLGETFARKLAARGYSLLLAARRVQRLEALKLELERKNKIEVECFPCDLSKPAEADGLAARIESGATPDLLVNNAGFGTLGFFHETDYARQVEMVNLHVLATMRLTRAVLGPMIRRGSGAIINVSSVAGFWRSGGNTSYCATKGWMNDFTEGLRIELDLLGSPVVVQALCPGFTYTEFHDVLGVDRNKVPGWLWMDADTVVEASLRGLESRKLFVIPGWQYRIGAALGELLPFGLRLFLERKSPHKRT